The genome window ATTGTTTATATGCCCCTACTTCCCAGCGCCATGATGTTTTCGCGGGCGTGGCTGGAACGAGTCGGTGGCTTTGATTCTCAGTATGATTCAGTAGATGATGCCGACTTAATTGTGCGTTTATCACTATCTGGGTGCGAAGCTGTTTGGTTACCTCAAGTGACAGTATGCTACCGCCAGCACGGGCAAAATGTCTCCATCCAGAGAGCGCTAAAACAGGCAAGCCTTAGTATTAAATTAAAGCAAAATTTCTTCAGTATAGCCGACTTGCCAGAGGATATCCGCCAATTAGAAAAGCAGGCTTTTTATGAAGCTCTGACATGGATGGCTTGGCAACTTTACTACAGCGGCTATCCGGCAGAAATGACTGAGTATTTGCAAAAATCTTTAGATTATACCCCGTACTCCCTGACAGCAACTATAGCAGATTGGGTAAAGCGCATCACTGAAATTGCTAAGACCTACGGCTGCAATATCGATGCAATTTGTATCAGAAAATTACCAGAATGGAAAGATTTAATGGATAGTATTATTACTCCCCAAAAAGTGCGCGTTAGTGTCATCATCCCGGCTTACAACTGCGAGCGCTACATTGTCAGAGCCGTAGAGAGTGTTCTGGGCCAGACTTATCAAAACTGGGAAATTATCGTCGTAGACGACGGTTCAACTGACAACACTCGCCAAGTCTTAGCACCCTACCTCGATTTAATTCAGTATGTTTATCAAGAAAATCAAGGAGCAGCAATTGCTCGAAATCATGCTTGTAAGTTAGCAAAAGGGGAATTTTTAGCTTTTCTAGATGCTGACGACTTCTTCCTACCAGAAAAACTCGAAAAACAAGTAGCTTGCTTTGACGCTGACCCCACATTAGATATGGTGCAAACAGGTTGGGTCATCGTTGGCAAAAACGACGAAGGCATCTATGGAGTAAAGCCTTGGGAAGAAGCACCAAAATTAGATTTAGAAGCCTTTGTTTTGTACAAATCAGTGCGGCCCAGCGCCATGATGCTGCGGCGAGAGTGGTGGGAACGCTTGGGAGGTTTCGATCGTCGCTTGCCGCCAACCGAAGATTTAGATTTTGTCCTACGTTTAGCTTTAAAAGGCTGCAAGTCAGTTTGGTTAAAAGAGATATTAACCTGCTATCGTCAGCACGACAGCAATATCATGTCTAACGGCTCCAAATTAATGAAAAATACGGAAATTTTGATGGAGCAATTTTTCGCGCGGCCAGATTTGCCTCAGCGTATCCGTGACTTGAAACGCGCGGAACGTTACAAGTGTTTCGTATGGATAGCATGGCGGATGTACCGCGACGGATATTTGGCAGAAATGGTCGAAAGTCTGGAAAAATCTCTGTATTACACTCGTTTGACAGGCACTGAAACTGTTTTTAATTGGCTGGAAACTTTTAAGGGGGTTTCGGAACAGTACGGCTACAACTTTGATGCCTATGCCTTAACCAATTTACAGGAATGGCAAGACATAGTGGCGATCGCAGCGAACAATCCTTATCAGTTTCAATCCGCTCCCAGTTCGACTTCTCCGCCGCCAAGACAGCACGTACTCCTGTACACAGAAGACTCAGGAGTCGGCGGTTTGGCTCAGTTTAACCACTCGCTGATGTGTAAATTAGCTGCCGATGGCTACCGAGTTACCAGCGTTCAAAGTCAAGCTTCTAACCCTTTAATTATTGAACAAAAACAGCTCGGCATCGAACATATTTGGCTAGAGTTCGACACGATGAAAGAGTTTTTGCGAATAGCTTACAATTTGGATGATGCTCAAAAGATTTACGCCCAGGCTCGACCGGATTTAATTATATTTAGTGACGGCTGGCCGATGGCTAACTTTGCAGCTAAACAAGTTGCGATCGAGCAAAATATACCGTACATAATCAGTCTGGGTTATATCAATCGCAATTATGAAACCTTCGATCGCGGCGATCAAATTCCCTATTTCGATGCAGTTGCCTACCAGTACATTGTAGCCAAAGCAGCAGTAGCAGTTTCCCACGAGAATTTAAACTTGTTCCAAAGTCTATTTAAAGCGCGTCTAGAACGAGGAAAAGTAATCTATTATGGCAGACCAAATAGTTATTTTGAGCCGCCGAATCTTTCCACTCGCCAACGCCTGCGTCAAGAACAAGGAATCCCTGAAAATGCTGTGGTTTGTTTTACGGCGGCGAGATTGACTCCAATTAAAGGATATCAGTATCAATTGCAGGCGATCGCCCAATTGAAAAATCGTCCAATTTGGTCCCAAATTTACTTTGTTTGGGCCGGGCCTGGGTCTACTAC of Oscillatoria nigro-viridis PCC 7112 contains these proteins:
- a CDS encoding glycosyltransferase → MSIANPTPRVSVIIPAYNGDRYIAQAVESVISQTYKNWEIIVVDDGSSDDTRQVLQPYFDKIRYVYQENQGVAAARNRGIQESRGELIAFLDQDDFFLSDKLAGQVALFDAQPSLGIVNSGWRIVKEQGESICDIKPWEYFPQLDLKTWIVYMPLLPSAMMFSRAWLERVGGFDSQYDSVDDADLIVRLSLSGCEAVWLPQVTVCYRQHGQNVSIQRALKQASLSIKLKQNFFSIADLPEDIRQLEKQAFYEALTWMAWQLYYSGYPAEMTEYLQKSLDYTPYSLTATIADWVKRITEIAKTYGCNIDAICIRKLPEWKDLMDSIITPQKVRVSVIIPAYNCERYIVRAVESVLGQTYQNWEIIVVDDGSTDNTRQVLAPYLDLIQYVYQENQGAAIARNHACKLAKGEFLAFLDADDFFLPEKLEKQVACFDADPTLDMVQTGWVIVGKNDEGIYGVKPWEEAPKLDLEAFVLYKSVRPSAMMLRREWWERLGGFDRRLPPTEDLDFVLRLALKGCKSVWLKEILTCYRQHDSNIMSNGSKLMKNTEILMEQFFARPDLPQRIRDLKRAERYKCFVWIAWRMYRDGYLAEMVESLEKSLYYTRLTGTETVFNWLETFKGVSEQYGYNFDAYALTNLQEWQDIVAIAANNPYQFQSAPSSTSPPPRQHVLLYTEDSGVGGLAQFNHSLMCKLAADGYRVTSVQSQASNPLIIEQKQLGIEHIWLEFDTMKEFLRIAYNLDDAQKIYAQARPDLIIFSDGWPMANFAAKQVAIEQNIPYIISLGYINRNYETFDRGDQIPYFDAVAYQYIVAKAAVAVSHENLNLFQSLFKARLERGKVIYYGRPNSYFEPPNLSTRQRLRQEQGIPENAVVCFTAARLTPIKGYQYQLQAIAQLKNRPIWSQIYFVWAGPGSTTHDNMEPELRATVSKLGVEEQVKFLGQRWDIADWLDASDIFILSSQAEGMPLAIMEAMAKGLPVIATAVSGIPEELGDTGKLLPDPTIDPEGTVKELVQTVEIWAENPESRRLAGQACKARAQELFKEERMLREYGEIIEQAFVSDGESDSFSISPKLKKQVQQVDSLLKYYYLVWKAWEAYNRGDMSEMASNLQSAWACTPYFTTETIFDWVKNFGIFAAEKGVPFDTNELIKSRSWQQVIESIQGFEVFSSVRYN